One Brachyhypopomus gauderio isolate BG-103 chromosome 15, BGAUD_0.2, whole genome shotgun sequence genomic region harbors:
- the epas1b gene encoding endothelial PAS domain-containing protein 1b, with the protein MTAEKDKKRNTSERRKEKSRDAARCRRSRETEVFYQLAHQLPLPINLSSHLDKASIMRLAISFLRTRKLLTTVCKTSEAEVDRAMDKLYLKSLEGFISVVTSDGDIIFLSENINKYMGLTQVELTGHSIFDFTHPCDHEEIRENLSLKTGLGKKVSTERDFFMRMKCTVTNRGRTVNLKSASWKVLHCVGHLKVYNSCHLRVLCGFKEPPLTCMVMICEPIPHPSNIDTPLDSKTFLSRHSMDMKFTFCDERVTELMGYSPEDLLGRSVYGFYHALDSESVTKSHQNLCTKGQAVTGQYRMLAKHGGYVWVETQGTVIYNSRNSQPQCIVCVNYVLSDIEEKSTVFSIDQTELLFKTHNMRDFLSQVGSAVPGEAPGTICTKFKEEPVDLLHLAPTAGDTIVALDFSRPPYEEHSGCCEGPSMPPPSTHSLSEDHKPSFTTEVPKMAAAFSVSQAPPPSSSGTPSLSTCSTPSSPGDYYSSVDNDVKMELTEKLFALDTQETKSSCGQETDLSDLDLETLAPYIPMDGEDFQLSPICQEETPPEPSALGVAHQSFSNIASLFRPLTSPPKAHLQHSMRSAREKPTPTPGPPLDPWTPMSYFGPAQMLVYHNPSSTPLSSMGGRQNLQWPPDPPLNYLSPKVCGAESLAASCSCLAVPQKCVPLHRQRSAERFGRSEVYGDMSPARLAIANSMKRSFSQMNMGEVFASRASEMMWKKMRNERCAVLERTSHSTSALSGVVSRLFEPSSETCCLPELTRYDCEVNVPLHDSLRLLQGSDLLRALDQAN; encoded by the exons GAACACGTCGGAGCGGCGGAAGGAGAAGTCCCGGGACGCGGCTCGGTGCAGACGCAGCAGGGAGACGGAGGTCTTCTACCAGCTGGCCCACCAGCTGCCCCTACCCATCAACCTCAGCTCTCACCTGGATAAGGCCTCCATCATGAGACTGGCCATCAGCTTCCTCCGCACACGCAAACTTCTCACCACAG tTTGCAAGACCAGCGAAGCGGAAGTGGACAGAGCGATGGACAAGCTTTACCTGAAGTCACTGGAAGGTTTCATCTCCGTGGTAACATCAGACGGAGACATTATCTTCCTCTCGGAGAATATCAACAAATATATGGGTCTAACCCAg GTTGAACTTACAGGACACAGCATCTTCGACTTTACTCACCCCTGTGACCATGAGGAGATCCGCGAGAATCTCAGCCTCAAAACCG gttTGGGTAAGAAGGTCAGCACAGAAAGAGACTTCTTCATGAGGATGAAATGCACAGTGACAAACCGAGGCCGCACCGTCAACCTGAAGTCGGCCAGCTGGAAG GTCCTGCACTGCGTGGGGCATCTGAAGGTGTACAACAGTTGTCACCTGCGCGTGCTGTGTGGGTTTAAGGAGCCGCCACTCACCTGTATGGTGATGATATGTGAACccatcccccacccctccaacaTCGACACGCCGCTCGACAGCAAAACCTTCCTCAGCCGACACAGTATGGACATGAAGTTCACCTTCTGTGATGAACG AGTAACTGAACTGATGGGCTACAGTCCTGAAGATCTCCTGGGTCGCTCTGTGTACGGCTTCTACCATGCCCTCGACTCTGAAAGTGTCACCAAAAGCCACCAGAACT TGTGCACCAAAGGTCAGGCAGTGACTGGTCAGTACCGGATGTTGGCCAAGCATGGGGGCTACGTGTGGGTGGAAACCCAGGGAACTGTCATCTATAACAGCCGCAACTCCCAGCCTCAGTGCATCGTGTGTGTCAACTATGTCCTGAG TGACATTGAGGAGAAGTCCACAGTCTTTTCCATCGACCAGACCGAGCTTCTGTTCAAGACCCACAACATGAGGGACTTCCTCAGCCAGGTTGGGTCAGCTGTGCCTGGTGAGGCACCGGGAACCATCTGCACCAAGTTCAAAGAGGAACCTGTGGATCTCCTCCACCTGGCTCCAACAGCTGGCGACACCATCGTGGCCCTCGACTTCA GTCGTCCTCCGTATGAGGAACACTCTGGCTGCTGTGAGGGACCCTCCATGCCTCCTCCCTCAACACACTCGCTCAGCGAGGACCATAAGCCGAGCTTCACCACGGAGGTGCCCAAAATGGCCGCCGCCTTCTCCGTCtctcaggctccgcccccatccAGCAGCGGCACTCCCAGCCTGAGCACCTGCTCCACA CCCAGTAGCCCAGGAGATTACTACAGCTCAGTGGATAACGACGTGAAGATGGAGCTCACTGAGAAACTGTTTGCTCTGGACACACAGGAGACAAAGAGCTCCTGTGGCCAAGAG ACTGACCTGAGTGATCTGGACCTGGAAACGCTGGCCCCTTACATCCCAATGGATGGTGAAGACTTCCAGCTGAGCCCCATCTGTCAGGAGGAGACCCCGCCTGAGCCGTCCGCCCTGGGGGTCGCTCACCAAAGCTTCAGCAACATCGCCAGCCTCTTCAGGCCACTGACCTCTCCTCCCAAGGCTCACCTCCAACACAGCATGCGTTCTGCCAGGGAGAAGCCGACGCCCACACCCGGTCCTCCCCTGGACCCGTGGACACCCATGTCATACTTTGGCCCGGCGCAGATGCTCGTGTACCACAATCCATCTAGCACGCCTCTGTCCTCCATGGGCGGGCGCCAGAACCTACAATGGCCGCCGGACCCGCCGTTAAATTACCTGAGTCCCAAGGTGTGCGGGGCCGAGTCTTTGGCAGCTAGCTGTTCGTGCCTGGCTGTGCCACAAAAGTGCGTGCCCCTCCACCGGCAAAG GTCCGCAGAGAGGTTTGGCCGTAGTGAGGTGTACGGGGACATGAGCCCGGCCCGCCTTGCAATAGCTAACAGCATGAAGCGATCGTTCTCTCAGATGAACATG GGGGAAGTGTTTGCGTCTAGGGCGTCAGAGATGATGTGGAAAAAGATGAGGAACGAGAGATGCGCGGTGTTGGAGAGAACATCTCACAGCACCAGTGCCTTATCAG GTGTAGTAAGCCGCCTCTTCGAACCTTCGTCCGAGACGTGCTGTCTACCCGAGCTGACGCGTTACGACTGTGAAGTTAACGTCCCGCTACACGACAGCCTGCGCCTGCTACAGGGCAGCGACCTGCTACGAGCACTGGACCAGGCCAATTAg